A region of Rhizobium indicum DNA encodes the following proteins:
- a CDS encoding YcaO-like family protein — protein MSAFTDLEALAGDLERSSAGVSDYHDRAVTPAQTLAAIRPHMREFGITRVGLLTALDVVNIPVAFATRPNSHTLSVFQGKGIDNDAAMASAAMEAVETRIAEIAPTDLTQATVESMRAERAAMIDLDNVARCAPDEIGRGPIPWCSGLDILSGSSVFVPWWLVGLDHRGERPPGFEQSSDGLASGNTPSEAVLHGLCELVERDAWALTQLKSPERLKESRIDPASFGDAVIDVMTDRITRAGMKLLLLDMTTDIGVPAFLAVIMPGNLSDRVDARWSHVCGGCGCHPDPVRAALRAITEAAQSRLTAIAGSRDDFSPRIYQRLDRSAAMQQVVELCEDSGRMRSFQARDRRPATIQETIGHIADRLAATGIEQIVVVPFPHPALPVSVVRVVVPGLEVDISGQYIQLGLRAVNTMRGAES, from the coding sequence ATGTCTGCTTTCACCGACCTTGAAGCGCTTGCCGGTGACCTCGAACGATCATCGGCCGGCGTCAGCGACTATCATGACCGCGCCGTCACGCCGGCTCAGACATTGGCGGCCATCAGGCCGCATATGCGCGAATTCGGCATTACGCGCGTCGGTCTGCTGACCGCACTCGACGTTGTGAACATCCCCGTCGCCTTCGCAACGAGGCCGAACAGCCATACGCTGTCGGTCTTTCAGGGCAAGGGTATCGACAACGATGCCGCCATGGCCTCGGCGGCGATGGAAGCAGTCGAGACGCGGATCGCCGAAATTGCCCCCACCGACCTGACGCAGGCGACGGTCGAGAGCATGCGGGCGGAGCGTGCCGCGATGATCGATCTCGACAATGTCGCACGCTGCGCGCCCGACGAAATCGGCAGAGGTCCCATTCCCTGGTGCTCCGGGCTCGACATTCTTTCCGGCAGCAGCGTCTTCGTGCCCTGGTGGCTCGTCGGTCTCGACCATCGCGGCGAGAGGCCGCCGGGCTTCGAGCAGTCGAGCGATGGGCTCGCCTCCGGCAACACGCCGTCCGAAGCGGTCCTGCATGGGCTTTGCGAGTTGGTGGAGCGCGACGCCTGGGCCTTGACCCAGCTGAAATCGCCCGAGCGCCTGAAGGAGAGCCGCATCGACCCCGCCTCCTTCGGCGATGCAGTCATCGACGTCATGACCGACCGGATTACCCGCGCCGGCATGAAACTGCTGTTGCTCGACATGACGACGGATATCGGCGTTCCCGCTTTTCTGGCCGTCATCATGCCAGGCAACCTTTCCGACCGTGTCGACGCGCGCTGGTCGCATGTCTGCGGTGGCTGCGGCTGCCATCCCGATCCCGTGCGCGCCGCGCTGCGCGCCATCACCGAAGCGGCGCAGAGCCGGCTGACCGCGATTGCCGGCAGCCGCGACGATTTTTCGCCGCGCATCTATCAGCGGCTCGACAGGAGTGCGGCGATGCAGCAGGTGGTCGAACTCTGCGAGGACAGCGGCCGGATGCGCTCGTTCCAGGCCCGCGATCGCCGCCCGGCGACGATCCAGGAAACCATCGGCCATATTGCCGACCGGCTGGCGGCGACCGGCATCGAGCAGATCGTCGTCGTGCCGTTTCCGCACCCGGCCCTGCCGGTTTCCGTCGTCAGGGTGGTCGTGCCGGGACTGGAGGTCGATATCTCAGGCCAATACATCCAGCTCGGCCTGCGCGCGGTCAACACTATGAGAGGAGCCGAATCATGA
- a CDS encoding BTAD domain-containing putative transcriptional regulator: protein MDIRQMLTNRLCLLGRPRLMAAGKELPLPEKSYLLLAMLAAEPNFELDRETVRRQLWQSELPEKRAGSLRQLLARIEQSIPAGLPPLLAATRTHIGLADGWEVDVHILKQKRPLAPEDGDLLNGDLLEGVKSPTQGAEDWLTFERQRVDELRSAHLARLVETSEDRSDEEQVTLARRLLELDPASETAYRALMRTYVRMNDPAAARQAYLKCKSQLKDDFDTEPEESTTALARELNLVPAAQATSGHPQSAPNLSVGPLGQPRIIILPPESIFTDPLMERVGRALLEDVTIGLSQQRGFKVIAAHTSLEILSRSIDPSRAVPGPLDLSFDYAVYVTIQGRDEDVYATCRLTRTTTSEVIWAIELPLVMQKISESFAHLTRRIVSSLADTIERHELAMPIGDVPPSAYRLYLEGKRLIAQTDLQHLRQARKWFKSSLNRYEHFSAAHAGMSRALGMEWLIRGMRDKELLDEANGAARQAQQSDPNSGRAYRELGFVALYRRRFDESLEYFQQAQDLNPNDADILADYADALSHDGDFDRALELSRAAFKLNPLPPDYYYWNLGGIHFMREEYEMAIEALEPVKAKQATARLLAASHAMAGDRGKAGNYARIVLENFPDFRSEDIRHFVPDRDPAYTEPLIQGLQLAGLP from the coding sequence ATGGACATCCGGCAGATGCTGACGAACAGGCTGTGCCTGCTCGGAAGACCGCGATTGATGGCGGCGGGGAAGGAACTCCCCTTGCCGGAGAAGTCTTATCTTCTCCTCGCCATGCTCGCCGCCGAACCCAATTTCGAACTCGACCGCGAAACCGTCAGGCGACAACTCTGGCAATCGGAGCTGCCGGAAAAGCGGGCGGGCAGCCTTCGCCAACTGCTGGCGCGCATCGAACAAAGCATTCCCGCCGGCCTTCCACCGCTGCTTGCCGCGACCCGAACACATATCGGCCTTGCCGATGGCTGGGAGGTCGACGTTCATATCCTGAAACAGAAAAGGCCGCTCGCACCCGAAGACGGCGACCTGCTGAACGGCGACTTGCTCGAAGGCGTCAAATCGCCGACGCAGGGCGCCGAGGACTGGCTGACCTTTGAGCGCCAGCGGGTCGACGAGTTGCGCTCCGCCCATCTCGCCCGGCTGGTCGAGACATCAGAAGACAGATCGGATGAAGAGCAGGTCACGCTTGCCAGGCGCCTGCTGGAACTCGACCCTGCCAGCGAGACGGCCTATCGCGCCTTGATGCGCACCTATGTCAGGATGAACGATCCGGCAGCGGCGCGTCAGGCCTATCTGAAGTGCAAGAGCCAGCTGAAGGACGACTTCGACACCGAGCCGGAAGAAAGCACCACCGCTCTTGCCCGCGAACTTAACCTGGTGCCGGCAGCACAGGCAACGTCGGGACATCCTCAGTCGGCGCCTAACCTTTCCGTCGGTCCGCTTGGTCAGCCGCGTATCATCATCCTGCCGCCGGAAAGCATCTTCACCGATCCGCTGATGGAGCGCGTCGGCAGGGCGCTTCTCGAAGACGTCACCATCGGCCTCAGCCAGCAGCGCGGCTTCAAGGTGATCGCGGCGCATACGAGCCTGGAAATCCTCAGCCGTTCGATCGATCCGTCCCGTGCCGTGCCCGGTCCGCTCGACCTCAGCTTCGACTATGCGGTCTACGTCACCATCCAGGGCCGCGACGAGGATGTCTATGCGACCTGCCGGCTGACGCGGACGACGACATCGGAGGTGATCTGGGCCATCGAACTGCCGCTGGTCATGCAGAAGATCAGCGAATCCTTCGCGCATCTGACGCGACGGATCGTATCCTCGCTTGCCGACACGATCGAGCGTCACGAACTGGCGATGCCGATCGGCGACGTGCCGCCGTCCGCCTACCGTCTCTACCTGGAAGGCAAGCGGCTGATCGCCCAGACCGACTTGCAGCATCTGCGCCAGGCGCGCAAATGGTTCAAATCCTCGCTCAATCGTTATGAACATTTCTCCGCCGCCCATGCCGGCATGTCACGCGCGCTCGGCATGGAATGGCTGATCCGCGGCATGCGGGACAAGGAACTGCTCGACGAAGCGAACGGCGCTGCCCGGCAGGCACAGCAGTCCGACCCGAACAGCGGCCGGGCCTATCGCGAGCTCGGCTTCGTGGCGCTTTATCGGCGCCGCTTCGACGAAAGCCTGGAATATTTTCAGCAAGCCCAGGATCTCAATCCCAACGATGCCGACATCCTGGCCGACTATGCCGACGCGCTTTCCCATGATGGCGATTTCGATCGAGCTCTGGAGCTCAGCCGCGCTGCCTTCAAACTCAATCCGCTGCCGCCGGACTATTATTACTGGAACCTCGGCGGCATCCACTTCATGCGCGAAGAATATGAAATGGCGATCGAGGCGCTGGAACCGGTGAAGGCGAAGCAGGCAACGGCCCGTCTGCTCGCCGCCTCGCATGCCATGGCAGGCGATAGGGGCAAGGCTGGGAATTACGCCAGGATAGTGTTGGAAAACTTCCCCGATTTCCGCAGTGAGGACATCCGTCATTTCGTCCCAGATCGCGATCCCGCCTATACGGAACCGCTGATACAGGGCCTGCAACTTGCCGGACTTCCCTGA
- a CDS encoding sugar phosphate isomerase/epimerase family protein: MTYPISYQLYSSRNFPPLFAQFPELKAFGYDAIEPWLPAYEADAKAFRTALDDAGLKCHCFHMPLKGLVEEPQRFIDIALTMGATIMIPPYVAPEKRGTTANYWKNLGAQLAEGAEQAEEHGLKVAWHNHDFEFLALADGSRPIDHIFAGGGDTVGFEIDCGWITRAGADPAAELKRFADRIIAIQMKDMAPKGTTTEDGWAATGDGIIDWEKFVPLFRETKAEHIVTEHDNPADWRRFARRSIEHIKALGL, from the coding sequence TTGACCTATCCGATCTCCTACCAGCTTTACTCTTCGCGCAATTTTCCGCCGCTTTTTGCCCAGTTTCCCGAGCTGAAGGCTTTCGGCTACGACGCGATCGAACCCTGGCTTCCGGCCTACGAGGCCGATGCCAAGGCTTTCCGCACGGCGCTCGACGACGCCGGGCTGAAATGCCACTGCTTTCACATGCCGCTGAAAGGGCTGGTCGAGGAGCCGCAGCGCTTCATCGACATCGCGCTGACGATGGGCGCCACCATCATGATCCCGCCCTATGTCGCGCCGGAAAAGCGCGGCACGACGGCGAATTATTGGAAGAACCTCGGCGCGCAATTGGCTGAAGGCGCTGAGCAGGCGGAGGAACACGGGCTCAAGGTTGCCTGGCACAATCACGATTTCGAATTCCTTGCGCTGGCCGACGGTTCGCGGCCGATCGACCATATCTTCGCTGGTGGTGGCGACACTGTCGGGTTCGAGATCGATTGCGGCTGGATCACCCGCGCCGGTGCCGATCCGGCCGCCGAACTGAAGAGGTTCGCCGACCGCATTATCGCTATCCAGATGAAGGACATGGCGCCGAAGGGCACCACGACGGAAGACGGTTGGGCTGCGACCGGCGACGGTATCATCGACTGGGAAAAATTCGTACCACTCTTCCGCGAGACAAAAGCTGAGCATATCGTCACCGAGCATGACAATCCGGCCGACTGGCGCCGCTTCGCCCGGCGTTCGATCGAGCACATCAAGGCGCTCGGCCTGTAG
- a CDS encoding LacI family DNA-binding transcriptional regulator, which yields MTRSSVRLKDIADKTGFSVNTVSLALRGSPRIPEETRQLIRTIAEALNYLPNHIAQSLVSRETKTIGLILTDITNPTLMRTAQAIELELADRGYGTLFATSNNDPEEEIRALEMFRSRQVDGMLIYPRSHRKLDHIRKIRQSNYPIVLLVGDPDSGIDAVCVDERCGAYKATRHLIDTGHRRIGIIDSANPLGNLEKSEGYLQALSEAGITFEPVLTADPQGHSVMKGYWAMDQLMSTANRPTGVFAANDSLAIGALRWCQKNGVNVPKDVAIIGFDNIEFAEHAATPISSVNYAVDIVTELAVERLMRLVAAKDALPDPRVTMIEPDLVIRESTTGRS from the coding sequence ATGACCAGATCGAGCGTCCGCCTCAAAGACATTGCCGACAAGACCGGATTTTCCGTGAACACGGTCTCGCTGGCGCTTCGCGGCAGTCCGCGCATCCCGGAGGAAACGCGCCAGCTGATCCGCACCATCGCCGAGGCGCTGAATTACCTGCCGAACCATATCGCCCAGTCGCTGGTCAGCCGCGAGACGAAGACGATCGGCCTTATCCTCACCGACATCACCAATCCGACGCTGATGCGCACCGCGCAGGCGATCGAACTGGAGCTGGCCGACAGGGGCTACGGTACGCTGTTTGCCACCTCCAACAACGATCCGGAGGAGGAGATCAGGGCGCTGGAAATGTTCCGCTCGCGCCAGGTCGACGGCATGCTCATCTATCCCCGCAGCCATCGCAAGCTCGATCATATCCGCAAGATCCGCCAGTCGAACTATCCGATCGTGCTGCTCGTCGGCGACCCGGATTCCGGCATTGACGCGGTCTGCGTCGATGAGAGGTGCGGCGCCTATAAGGCGACGCGGCATCTGATCGATACCGGCCATCGCAGGATCGGCATCATCGACAGCGCCAATCCGCTCGGCAATCTGGAAAAGAGCGAAGGTTACCTACAGGCGCTTTCGGAAGCCGGCATCACCTTTGAGCCGGTGCTGACGGCCGACCCGCAGGGCCATTCGGTGATGAAGGGCTATTGGGCGATGGACCAGCTGATGAGCACCGCCAACCGGCCGACCGGCGTCTTCGCCGCCAATGATTCCCTTGCGATCGGCGCCTTGCGCTGGTGCCAGAAGAACGGCGTGAACGTGCCGAAAGATGTCGCCATCATCGGCTTCGACAATATCGAATTCGCCGAACATGCGGCGACGCCGATTTCGAGCGTCAACTACGCCGTCGATATCGTCACCGAACTTGCCGTCGAGCGACTGATGCGGCTCGTCGCCGCCAAGGACGCGCTGCCCGATCCGCGTGTCACCATGATCGAGCCGGATCTCGTCATCCGGGAAAGCACCACCGGCCGAAGCTGA
- a CDS encoding VOC family protein, with the protein MLGITGYGHVAIKVKDLDASLDFYRERLGFPEMLRLKNEDGSTWLVYLRITDDHYLEIFPGAENDRAPGWNANGVNHMCFTIDDLDATAERIQAGGIKLTAEIKPGLDGNRQAWIEDPDGNRIELMEMHPDCLQYQGIKRLHAEGK; encoded by the coding sequence ATGCTTGGAATAACCGGCTACGGCCATGTCGCCATCAAGGTCAAGGACCTCGACGCCTCGCTCGACTTCTACCGCGAACGCCTTGGTTTTCCCGAGATGCTGCGCCTGAAGAACGAGGACGGCTCGACCTGGCTCGTCTATCTCCGCATCACCGACGACCACTATCTCGAAATTTTCCCTGGTGCTGAAAACGACCGGGCGCCCGGCTGGAACGCCAACGGCGTCAACCATATGTGCTTCACCATCGATGATCTGGATGCGACGGCCGAGAGGATCCAGGCGGGCGGCATCAAGCTCACCGCCGAGATCAAGCCGGGGCTCGACGGCAATCGCCAGGCCTGGATCGAGGATCCCGACGGCAACCGCATCGAGCTGATGGAGATGCATCCTGACTGCCTGCAGTATCAGGGCATCAAACGGCTGCATGCCGAAGGAAAATAA
- a CDS encoding aldo/keto reductase, which yields MQNQQLIPKLGFGTYGRNGKDGIGAILCALETGYRHLDTAQTYDTEFETGEALRRSGIARREVFMTTKISTDHFGEGKLIPSLEKSLEAMRIDQVDLTLIHWPAPNGAIPLEVYLSQIVEAQERGLTRLIGVSNFTIALLQQAEAIGGKGRIVNNQFELNPLIQNKKLAEYCQRNDILVTCYLPIARGTLSGDPVLGSIADNHAATVEQVIIAFELAKGYCAIPTSSRAERIRSNFAAGELQLKQEEITLIETLDRNQRTIDPDWGPDWD from the coding sequence ATGCAAAATCAGCAACTTATACCGAAACTGGGTTTCGGCACCTATGGCCGCAACGGCAAGGATGGCATAGGTGCCATCCTCTGCGCGCTGGAAACGGGCTACCGGCATCTCGATACCGCGCAGACCTATGACACCGAATTCGAGACCGGCGAAGCGCTGCGCCGGTCCGGCATTGCGCGACGCGAGGTCTTCATGACGACGAAGATCTCGACCGACCATTTCGGCGAAGGCAAGCTCATCCCTTCGCTCGAAAAGAGCCTGGAAGCGATGCGTATCGACCAGGTCGACCTGACGCTCATTCATTGGCCAGCGCCCAACGGCGCCATTCCCCTGGAGGTCTATCTCTCACAGATCGTCGAGGCGCAGGAGAGGGGCCTGACACGGCTGATCGGCGTCTCCAACTTCACCATCGCACTGCTGCAACAGGCAGAAGCGATCGGCGGAAAGGGGCGGATCGTCAACAATCAGTTCGAACTCAACCCACTGATCCAGAACAAGAAACTTGCGGAATACTGCCAGCGGAACGACATCCTCGTCACCTGCTATCTGCCGATAGCCCGCGGCACGCTTTCGGGTGATCCGGTGCTCGGCTCGATCGCCGACAATCACGCTGCCACGGTCGAGCAGGTAATCATCGCCTTCGAACTCGCCAAGGGCTATTGCGCCATTCCGACGTCGAGCCGGGCCGAACGCATCCGTTCGAATTTCGCAGCCGGCGAACTGCAGCTGAAACAGGAGGAGATCACCCTCATAGAGACGCTCGACCGCAACCAGCGCACCATCGATCCCGACTGGGGGCCTGATTGGGATTGA
- a CDS encoding carbohydrate ABC transporter permease has product MQLRWSRMMPQLALAPAVAVTFVAFIGAIGWTAWLSLTRSRRVPEYEINWSEWTRQYERLFNDAGWAISLHNLVILGIGSALAIVFGFILAAMIDREWRGESFFRTVFLYPLAVSLIVTGAAWRWIFNPQLGLQNFLHGLGFTSVSFNWLASPETAMYAIILASIWQSSGFYMALMLSGLKSINTEIWSAARLDGVSFWRLYLEIIIPMMKFTFITCAILLSLGVIKAYDVIVAMTNGGPGNSTWVPAYFTINALSAKSNIGYASAAAITMLVITALIFLPLVLITTWQQRRANGGSR; this is encoded by the coding sequence ATGCAACTACGCTGGAGCCGGATGATGCCCCAGCTGGCTCTCGCGCCGGCTGTCGCCGTCACCTTCGTCGCATTCATCGGCGCAATCGGCTGGACGGCATGGCTATCGCTGACGCGCAGCCGCCGCGTCCCGGAATATGAGATCAATTGGAGTGAGTGGACGCGCCAGTATGAGCGGCTCTTCAACGATGCCGGCTGGGCGATCTCGCTGCACAACCTGGTCATTCTTGGCATCGGCAGCGCCCTTGCCATAGTCTTCGGTTTCATCCTCGCTGCGATGATCGATCGCGAATGGCGCGGCGAGAGTTTCTTCCGCACGGTCTTCCTCTATCCGCTCGCCGTCTCGCTGATCGTCACGGGTGCTGCCTGGCGCTGGATCTTCAATCCGCAGCTCGGGCTTCAGAATTTCCTGCACGGCCTCGGCTTCACCTCGGTCAGCTTCAACTGGCTGGCGAGCCCCGAGACCGCCATGTACGCGATCATTCTCGCCTCGATCTGGCAGAGCTCCGGCTTCTACATGGCGCTGATGCTATCAGGCCTGAAATCGATCAACACCGAAATCTGGAGTGCCGCGCGCCTCGACGGCGTCAGCTTCTGGCGGCTCTATCTGGAGATCATCATCCCGATGATGAAGTTCACCTTCATCACCTGCGCCATCCTGCTGTCGCTCGGCGTCATCAAGGCCTATGACGTGATCGTGGCGATGACCAATGGCGGGCCTGGCAATTCCACCTGGGTTCCGGCCTATTTCACCATCAACGCGCTCTCGGCCAAGAGCAATATCGGCTATGCCTCGGCCGCCGCGATCACCATGCTTGTAATCACCGCGCTGATCTTCCTGCCGCTGGTGCTGATCACCACCTGGCAACAGCGCCGGGCGAACGGGGGTTCGCGATGA
- a CDS encoding carbohydrate ABC transporter permease: MTMVTQAAALEDATNASPGPRQPFFPRKKKRIPGRSIAILLFLTMCALFFCIPLYVVVVTSFKTMDQIREGAIFSLPHVWTLEAWDHAWNKACSGINCNGLKVGFWNSVLILCPSLILSIALSIITGYALALWNVRWANAFLFLLFICAFVPFQVIMYPLIRITAAIGIYGTLWGIAVVHAVLAMPVLTLIFRNYYKDIPQEIMRAAIIDSGSFWRIFIEIILPMSGNILIVVLILQITSIWNDYLIGVTFGGLGTQPMTVILANLITVSTGVVAYNDNMAAALLTAIPPLVIYFLVGKFFVQGITAGAIKG; the protein is encoded by the coding sequence ATGACCATGGTGACGCAAGCAGCAGCGCTGGAAGATGCGACGAACGCTTCACCCGGCCCGCGCCAGCCTTTCTTCCCCCGCAAGAAGAAACGCATTCCCGGGCGCTCGATCGCCATATTGCTGTTCCTGACGATGTGCGCGCTGTTCTTCTGCATCCCTCTCTATGTCGTGGTCGTCACCTCGTTCAAGACGATGGACCAGATCCGCGAGGGCGCGATCTTCTCGCTGCCGCATGTCTGGACGCTCGAGGCCTGGGACCACGCCTGGAACAAGGCCTGCTCCGGCATCAACTGCAACGGGTTGAAGGTCGGCTTCTGGAATTCGGTGCTGATCCTCTGCCCGTCGCTGATCCTGTCGATCGCCTTGTCGATCATCACAGGTTATGCGCTGGCGCTCTGGAATGTGCGCTGGGCGAATGCTTTCCTGTTCCTGCTCTTCATCTGCGCCTTCGTGCCCTTCCAGGTCATCATGTATCCGCTGATCCGCATCACCGCGGCGATCGGCATCTACGGCACACTCTGGGGCATCGCCGTGGTGCACGCGGTGCTCGCCATGCCGGTGCTGACGCTGATCTTCCGCAATTATTACAAGGATATTCCGCAGGAGATCATGCGGGCCGCGATCATCGATTCCGGTTCCTTCTGGCGGATTTTCATCGAGATCATCCTGCCGATGTCGGGCAATATCCTGATCGTCGTGCTGATCCTGCAGATCACGTCGATCTGGAACGACTATCTGATTGGCGTCACCTTCGGCGGGCTCGGCACGCAGCCGATGACCGTCATCCTTGCCAATCTCATCACCGTGTCCACCGGCGTCGTCGCCTATAACGACAATATGGCGGCTGCCCTGCTCACCGCCATTCCGCCCCTCGTCATCTATTTCCTCGTCGGCAAGTTCTTCGTTCAGGGGATCACTGCCGGCGCGATCAAGGGTTGA
- a CDS encoding ABC transporter ATP-binding protein, with protein sequence MPRVSFEHIVKSFGTVTILDDLNLAVEDGDFLVLLGPSGCGKTTLLNLLAGLLEVSDGRIMIGERDVTDLDPRDRGLAMVFQSYALYPTKTVYGNLKFGLAASRLDRAEVEQRIAATARLLQIEPLLARKPGQLSGGQRQRVAIGRALVKQAGVILFDEPLSNLDAKLRTEMRLEIKKLHDTLKPTVVYVTHDQIEAMTMATKIAVMDGGVIQQFGTPDEIYGKPANLFVAGFIGAPAMNLRPARLKVDGHCVKAGFDTGDVIDLGDYGFSQRPESGAEVVIGLRPEHFVAADQPVANTAASFELPLRHAERTGSDATAYLGFGDQLLALRVDPDRAAGFSAGQRLRADFPRGKVNVFDARTGRRM encoded by the coding sequence ATGCCGCGTGTTTCCTTCGAACATATCGTCAAGTCGTTCGGCACGGTGACGATCCTCGACGATCTCAATCTCGCGGTCGAGGATGGCGATTTCCTGGTTTTGCTCGGCCCCTCCGGCTGCGGCAAGACCACGCTGCTCAATCTGCTCGCCGGCCTGCTCGAAGTCTCCGACGGCCGCATCATGATCGGCGAGCGCGACGTCACCGATCTCGACCCCAGGGATCGCGGCCTGGCCATGGTCTTCCAGTCCTATGCGCTCTATCCGACCAAGACCGTCTACGGAAACCTGAAATTCGGCCTTGCCGCAAGCCGCCTCGACCGGGCGGAGGTCGAGCAGCGCATTGCCGCTACCGCCAGGCTGCTGCAGATCGAGCCGCTGCTTGCCCGCAAGCCCGGGCAGCTCTCCGGCGGTCAGCGCCAGCGCGTTGCGATCGGCCGCGCCCTCGTCAAGCAGGCCGGCGTCATCCTCTTCGACGAGCCGCTGTCGAACCTCGACGCGAAGCTTCGCACCGAGATGCGTCTGGAGATCAAGAAACTGCACGACACGCTGAAACCGACCGTCGTCTATGTCACCCATGACCAGATCGAGGCGATGACCATGGCGACGAAGATCGCGGTGATGGATGGCGGCGTCATCCAGCAATTCGGTACGCCCGACGAGATTTACGGCAAACCCGCCAATCTTTTCGTCGCCGGTTTCATCGGCGCGCCGGCGATGAATCTCCGCCCGGCGCGGTTGAAGGTGGATGGCCATTGCGTCAAGGCGGGCTTCGATACCGGCGATGTCATCGATCTCGGCGACTATGGTTTTTCGCAGCGGCCGGAAAGCGGCGCCGAGGTCGTCATCGGCCTCAGGCCCGAGCATTTCGTCGCCGCCGATCAGCCGGTCGCCAATACAGCGGCAAGCTTCGAGCTGCCGCTCAGACATGCCGAACGCACAGGCTCCGATGCCACCGCCTATCTCGGCTTCGGCGACCAATTGCTGGCGCTGCGCGTCGATCCGGACCGCGCCGCCGGTTTCAGCGCCGGCCAGAGGCTGCGTGCCGATTTTCCGCGCGGCAAGGTCAACGTCTTCGACGCTCGCACCGGGCGACGCATGTGA
- a CDS encoding ABC transporter substrate-binding protein, with protein MMNRILAGITAAVLAGAAPLSAHATDLVIYHTWSAPPEVAALNVLKKNLEAKGDSWTDIAIPHDTGSNVNLMNLVAGGNPPNLFMESNPGVYRDLTKAGLGRPLTDFFKEHGYPDKYPDAVAHSMVVDDQVMKVPTALHIDGMVYYNMDVAKKVGIDPTAWKSLDEMFADFDKIKAAGVIPLAVGGQQWQVGYLTHALAAAIGGPDFFNKIYGEKPDPAVFDTPEFRQVFDYLRKFQQAADEGSANREWNLTTNLVITGKALMQIHGDWMKGEWLAAGKTAGKDFGCIQIPGAKAVAASVDSWGLLGGQPADKDKAELDFASIVVDPNVQAEFAKAKGSTPVRLDAPQDSLDACSKEVLRIVADPKHQVQNPHAISDADWENSIWDVAFNFWSDPEMSVDDAIAKIKENYKTILG; from the coding sequence ATGATGAACAGGATACTTGCCGGCATCACCGCAGCCGTACTCGCGGGCGCCGCCCCCTTAAGCGCGCACGCGACCGATCTCGTGATCTACCACACCTGGTCGGCGCCGCCTGAAGTGGCGGCGCTGAACGTGCTCAAAAAGAACCTGGAGGCCAAAGGCGACAGCTGGACCGACATCGCCATCCCGCATGACACCGGCTCCAACGTCAATCTGATGAACCTCGTTGCCGGCGGCAACCCGCCGAACCTGTTCATGGAGTCAAATCCCGGCGTCTATCGCGATCTGACGAAAGCCGGACTCGGTCGGCCGCTGACCGATTTCTTCAAGGAGCATGGCTATCCGGACAAGTATCCGGATGCCGTGGCCCATTCGATGGTCGTCGATGACCAGGTCATGAAGGTGCCGACCGCGCTGCACATTGACGGCATGGTCTATTACAATATGGATGTCGCCAAGAAAGTCGGCATCGATCCGACGGCCTGGAAATCGCTCGACGAAATGTTTGCCGACTTCGACAAGATCAAGGCGGCCGGCGTCATTCCGCTGGCCGTCGGCGGCCAGCAATGGCAGGTGGGCTACCTCACCCATGCGCTGGCGGCGGCGATCGGCGGACCGGACTTCTTCAACAAGATCTATGGCGAAAAGCCCGATCCCGCCGTCTTCGATACGCCGGAATTCCGCCAGGTGTTCGACTATCTGCGCAAATTCCAGCAGGCGGCCGACGAAGGCTCGGCCAACCGCGAATGGAACCTCACCACCAATCTCGTCATCACCGGCAAGGCGCTGATGCAGATCCATGGCGACTGGATGAAGGGCGAATGGTTGGCGGCCGGCAAGACCGCCGGCAAGGATTTCGGCTGCATCCAGATCCCCGGCGCTAAAGCCGTGGCTGCCAGCGTCGACAGCTGGGGCCTGCTTGGCGGCCAGCCTGCTGACAAGGACAAGGCCGAACTCGACTTTGCCTCGATCGTCGTCGATCCGAATGTCCAGGCGGAATTCGCCAAGGCCAAGGGCTCGACCCCGGTGCGCCTCGATGCGCCTCAAGACAGTCTCGACGCCTGCTCCAAGGAAGTGCTCCGCATCGTTGCCGATCCGAAGCATCAGGTACAGAACCCGCACGCGATCAGCGACGCCGACTGGGAGAACTCGATCTGGGACGTGGCCTTCAACTTCTGGAGCGATCCCGAGATGAGCGTCGACGACGCGATCGCCAAGATCAAGGAAAACTACAAGACCATTCTCGGCTAG